In Gemmata obscuriglobus, a single genomic region encodes these proteins:
- the mqnC gene encoding cyclic dehypoxanthinyl futalosine synthase, whose translation MSTIDTILAKAADGVRITPDECLELFACRDLHKLGRAAHAVTMRLHPEPYRTYNIDRNINYTNVCAAVCDFCAFYRKSADADAYVLSREELYKKIEETIALGGDQVLMQGGMHPSLKLEWYEELLRDLRARFPGVNLHAFSPPEIWHFSKLNKLPLETVLRRLKDAGLGSLPGGGGEILVDRVRKELTKGKALTNEWLEVCRVWHKLGGIGSCTMMFGHIETDAERVEHLTRLRDLQDETGGFSAFICWTMQPGHKMADYPERGAFEYLRTQAIARLFLDNIKNIQSSWVTQGGKIGQVALFFGANDMGSLMIEENVVASAGTVHYLTLEEIKRSIREAGWEPRQRNVFYQLIDEKPAAPRPVARELALPVLN comes from the coding sequence GTGAGCACCATCGACACCATTCTCGCGAAGGCCGCGGACGGCGTTCGGATCACCCCCGACGAGTGCCTGGAACTGTTCGCGTGCCGCGACCTGCACAAGCTCGGGCGCGCCGCGCACGCGGTGACGATGCGGCTGCACCCCGAGCCGTACCGCACCTACAACATCGACCGGAACATCAACTACACCAACGTGTGCGCCGCGGTGTGCGACTTCTGCGCGTTCTACCGCAAGTCGGCCGACGCCGACGCCTACGTCCTGTCGCGCGAGGAGCTGTACAAGAAGATCGAGGAGACGATCGCGCTCGGCGGCGATCAGGTGCTCATGCAGGGCGGGATGCACCCGTCGCTGAAGCTCGAGTGGTACGAGGAGCTGCTCCGGGACCTGCGGGCGCGGTTCCCGGGCGTGAACCTGCACGCGTTCAGCCCGCCCGAGATCTGGCACTTCAGCAAGCTGAACAAGCTGCCGCTCGAAACGGTGCTCCGGCGCCTCAAGGACGCCGGGCTGGGCTCGCTCCCCGGCGGCGGCGGCGAGATCCTGGTGGACCGCGTGCGGAAGGAGCTGACGAAGGGGAAGGCGCTCACGAACGAGTGGCTGGAGGTGTGCCGGGTGTGGCACAAGCTCGGCGGGATCGGGAGCTGCACCATGATGTTCGGCCACATCGAGACCGACGCCGAGCGCGTGGAGCACCTCACCCGCCTGCGCGACCTTCAGGACGAGACGGGCGGGTTCAGCGCGTTCATCTGCTGGACCATGCAGCCGGGCCACAAGATGGCCGATTACCCCGAGCGGGGGGCGTTCGAGTACCTGCGCACGCAGGCGATCGCGCGGCTGTTCCTGGACAACATCAAGAACATCCAGTCCTCGTGGGTGACGCAGGGCGGGAAGATCGGCCAGGTCGCGCTGTTCTTCGGGGCCAACGACATGGGGTCGCTGATGATCGAGGAGAACGTGGTCGCGTCCGCCGGGACCGTCCACTACCTCACGCTGGAGGAGATCAAGCGCAGCATCCGCGAGGCCGGGTGGGAGCCGCGGCAGCGGAACGTGTTCTACCAGCTCATTGACGAGAAGCCGGCGGCGCCGCGCCCCGTGGCTCGTGAGCTGGCGCTGCCGGTGCTGAACTGA
- a CDS encoding ABC transporter ATP-binding protein, whose amino-acid sequence MIEVRDLSKWFTGPGGLRVTAVDALRFTVRPGEVFGLLGPNGAGKTTTLRMLCTVLTPTDGTATVAGYDVVREPGAVRRHVGFLSANTGVYDRMTAWELVEYYGRLHQVPPDELRPRMEELFDTLQMKAFRDVRGGKLSTGMKQKLSIARAMVNDPPVLIFDEPTAGLDVLVQRAVLNNIKALRDRGKTIIFSTHIMREVERLCDRVAVMSKGKLVACGTLDELREMYKQDDLEELFFELVR is encoded by the coding sequence ATGATCGAAGTACGCGATCTGTCGAAGTGGTTCACCGGCCCCGGGGGGCTGCGCGTCACCGCCGTGGACGCCTTGCGGTTCACCGTCCGCCCCGGCGAGGTGTTCGGCCTGCTGGGGCCGAACGGGGCCGGCAAAACGACCACCCTGCGCATGCTCTGCACGGTGCTCACGCCCACCGACGGGACCGCGACCGTCGCGGGGTACGATGTCGTCCGGGAGCCCGGCGCGGTGCGCCGCCACGTCGGGTTCCTTTCGGCGAACACCGGCGTTTATGACCGGATGACCGCGTGGGAACTGGTCGAGTACTACGGCCGGCTGCACCAGGTCCCGCCGGACGAACTGCGTCCGCGCATGGAGGAGCTGTTCGACACGCTCCAGATGAAGGCGTTCCGGGACGTGCGCGGCGGGAAGCTCAGCACGGGGATGAAGCAGAAGCTCTCGATCGCCCGGGCGATGGTGAACGACCCGCCCGTGCTGATCTTCGACGAGCCCACCGCCGGCCTTGACGTGCTGGTGCAGCGGGCCGTGCTGAACAACATCAAGGCGCTGCGCGACCGGGGCAAGACGATCATCTTCTCCACGCACATCATGCGCGAGGTGGAGCGGCTGTGCGACCGGGTCGCGGTGATGTCGAAGGGGAAGCTGGTGGCGTGCGGGACGCTCGACGAGCTGCGCGAGATGTACAAACAGGACGACCTGGAGGAGCTGTTCTTCGAGCTGGTGCGCTGA
- a CDS encoding alpha/beta hydrolase codes for MRTALACAIGLGLAGAAVMSLTHATGQPPPPRPNPDSQYRLGPDSLPQDGVPKGEIKGPFTLPCEVYPGTQHTYWVYVPAQYDPKVPAALMVFQDGQAFKDEKGDVRAQNVMDNLIYRREIPVMIGVFINPGRKPDQPEPTPRDWGDRNTNRPTEYNSLDDKYARVVTEELLPVLAKDYNISKDPEMRGIGGSSSGAIAAFTVAWERPNQFRKVLSNVGSFVNLRGGHVYADKVLEAEKKPLRVYLCDGRNDNRGVRAGKYDEKMDWFHQNVRLMKALTKKGYDVNYSWGMNGHGQKFGGAILPEMMRWLWRDGPVSTDPNDAEERGFRQPAASKR; via the coding sequence ATGAGAACAGCGCTCGCCTGTGCCATCGGGCTCGGACTCGCCGGGGCCGCGGTGATGAGTTTGACACACGCGACCGGGCAACCGCCGCCGCCGCGGCCGAACCCGGACTCCCAATACCGGCTGGGGCCGGACTCGCTCCCACAAGACGGTGTTCCCAAGGGCGAGATCAAGGGGCCGTTCACGCTCCCGTGCGAGGTGTACCCGGGCACGCAGCACACGTACTGGGTGTACGTGCCCGCGCAGTACGACCCGAAGGTGCCCGCCGCGCTCATGGTGTTCCAGGACGGGCAAGCGTTCAAGGACGAGAAGGGAGACGTGCGGGCTCAGAACGTGATGGACAACCTGATCTACCGGCGCGAGATCCCGGTCATGATCGGGGTGTTCATCAACCCCGGCCGCAAGCCCGACCAGCCCGAGCCGACCCCGCGGGACTGGGGCGACCGGAACACCAACCGGCCGACCGAGTACAACTCGCTCGACGACAAGTACGCCCGCGTCGTCACCGAGGAACTCCTGCCGGTCCTGGCCAAAGATTACAACATCTCGAAAGACCCCGAGATGCGCGGGATCGGCGGGTCCAGTTCCGGCGCGATCGCCGCGTTCACCGTCGCGTGGGAGCGCCCGAACCAGTTCCGCAAGGTGCTGAGCAACGTCGGCAGTTTCGTTAACCTGCGGGGCGGGCACGTCTACGCGGACAAGGTGCTGGAGGCCGAGAAGAAGCCGCTCCGGGTGTACCTGTGCGACGGGCGCAACGACAACCGCGGGGTCCGGGCCGGCAAGTACGACGAGAAGATGGACTGGTTCCACCAGAACGTGCGGCTGATGAAGGCGCTGACGAAGAAGGGGTACGACGTGAACTACTCCTGGGGCATGAACGGCCACGGGCAGAAGTTCGGCGGGGCGATCCTGCCGGAGATGATGCGGTGGCTGTGGCGCGACGGCCCGGTGTCCACGGACCCGAACGACGCCGAGGAGCGCGGGTTCCGTCAGCCGGCCGCGAGCAAGAGGTAA
- a CDS encoding endonuclease/exonuclease/phosphatase family protein, which translates to MTVLLGLAGLVPADDKPERNVLRVLTYNIHHGEGTDGKLDLARIAEVIKAAKPDVVALQEVDRNTTRTGKVDQAAELAKLTGLNAEFGKAIDLQGGGYGLAVLSRFPLKGAKVHSLPGKERQEARIVLQVTVEPGGPFPALTFLNTHLQHDDGPTREKQIAKIDELFGTAAGAFVLAGDLNAAPASAPIKALAKNWAFATEPGRKGLLTIPSDTPRQQIDYILFRPADRFRVAEANVIEEKVASDHRPVFALVEWTGR; encoded by the coding sequence GTGACTGTGTTACTGGGGTTGGCCGGCCTGGTACCGGCCGACGACAAGCCCGAGCGGAACGTGCTCCGGGTGCTGACGTACAACATTCATCACGGTGAGGGGACCGACGGCAAACTCGATCTGGCCCGCATCGCCGAGGTCATCAAGGCAGCGAAGCCGGACGTCGTCGCTCTGCAGGAGGTGGACCGGAACACGACGCGAACCGGGAAGGTGGATCAGGCCGCGGAACTCGCCAAGCTGACGGGGCTGAACGCCGAGTTCGGCAAGGCTATCGACCTCCAGGGCGGGGGCTACGGGCTCGCCGTGCTGTCGCGGTTCCCGCTCAAAGGTGCGAAGGTCCACTCGCTGCCGGGCAAAGAGCGGCAAGAGGCCCGAATCGTTCTGCAGGTCACGGTTGAACCGGGTGGCCCGTTTCCCGCACTTACGTTCCTGAACACGCACCTCCAGCACGACGACGGCCCGACGCGGGAGAAGCAGATTGCGAAGATCGACGAACTCTTTGGCACCGCGGCGGGCGCCTTCGTTTTGGCAGGGGATCTGAACGCGGCGCCGGCCAGCGCGCCCATCAAAGCCCTGGCGAAGAACTGGGCGTTCGCAACCGAGCCAGGCCGTAAGGGCCTGCTCACCATCCCGTCCGACACCCCGAGGCAGCAGATCGATTACATCCTGTTCCGGCCCGCGGACCGGTTCCGGGTGGCCGAGGCGAACGTGATTGAGGAAAAGGTCGCATCGGACCACCGCCCCGTCTTCGCGCTCGTGGAATGGACCGGTCGGTGA
- a CDS encoding acyl-CoA desaturase gives MQTAPLPGANVRPRWYRVSRVALALCPLIAVHLALLAIPFVEFTVWSVVAVVAVTRIMGLGITVGFHRYFSHRSFKTSRWFQFLLACAGSTALQKGPLWWVIHHRLHHRHSDTPQDPHSPVVGGLFHGHVGWLFTQDLNDPDHRIAHDLTKYPELVWLERLWMVPGLLLAAACYAALGLNGLVYGYCLSAVLVFQVTFAVNSIGHVWGAQRFDTGEGSRNNMVLGYLAMGDGWHNNHHRAPYSARHGFAWYEFDMAYQFIRLCARFGLVWGIKEPPAALLAGGTAPEPEEAAEPARTGV, from the coding sequence ATGCAGACCGCTCCGCTCCCTGGCGCGAACGTGCGCCCGCGCTGGTACCGTGTGTCCCGCGTCGCCCTCGCGCTGTGCCCGCTCATCGCGGTCCACCTCGCGCTGCTGGCGATCCCGTTCGTCGAGTTCACCGTCTGGTCGGTGGTCGCGGTGGTGGCCGTCACACGGATCATGGGGCTGGGGATCACGGTCGGGTTCCACCGGTACTTTTCGCACCGCTCGTTCAAGACCTCGCGGTGGTTCCAGTTCCTGCTCGCGTGCGCCGGGAGCACTGCGCTTCAAAAGGGGCCGCTGTGGTGGGTCATTCACCACCGTCTGCACCACCGGCACTCGGACACGCCGCAGGACCCGCACTCGCCGGTCGTCGGCGGGCTGTTCCACGGGCACGTCGGGTGGCTGTTCACCCAGGACCTGAACGACCCCGATCACCGGATCGCACACGACCTCACGAAGTACCCCGAACTCGTGTGGCTGGAGCGCCTGTGGATGGTGCCCGGGCTGCTGCTGGCCGCCGCGTGCTACGCGGCGCTCGGCCTGAACGGACTGGTGTACGGGTACTGTCTCAGCGCGGTGCTGGTGTTCCAGGTGACGTTCGCGGTGAACTCGATCGGGCACGTGTGGGGGGCGCAGCGGTTCGACACCGGCGAGGGGAGCCGGAACAACATGGTGCTCGGCTACCTGGCGATGGGTGACGGGTGGCACAACAACCACCACCGCGCCCCGTACTCGGCGCGGCACGGGTTCGCCTGGTACGAGTTCGACATGGCCTACCAGTTCATCCGCCTGTGCGCGCGGTTCGGTCTGGTGTGGGGCATCAAGGAGCCGCCCGCGGCGCTGCTAGCCGGCGGAACCGCTCCGGAACCGGAAGAAGCCGCCGAACCCGCCCGCACCGGCGTGTGA
- the glmS gene encoding glutamine--fructose-6-phosphate transaminase (isomerizing): MCGIVGFTGTREASPILLEGLRRLEYRGYDSAGLVTGTGNELHVRKKAGRLAELAKHLGTHPAPGCHGISHTRWATHGGATDRNSHPHLNARNDIAVVHNGVIENYAALKHQLQEKGVAFRSDTDTEVLAHLISHYYHGDLTAAVRQALALVKGTYGIAVMAKAEPGVIVGARLGSPLVIGVGDDGTYLASDANALAGFADKVVYLTDRQLCTLNETDWEIRDQDLAPVSVSVSDIGAFLGTGDADRGEYPHYMLKEIYEQPETLANAMRGRLEADNATAHFGGLNLSAQQLRQVDRVIMTACGTSYHAAMVGEYLLEELARVPVEVEYASEFRYRNPPLDRSSVVLALTQSGETADTLAALRESKRMGHTTLAICNAVGSSIAREADGGVYLHAGPEIGVASTKAFTSQVCVLTMLALYLGRTRHLSSTQGQRIIDDLHALPETVRKTLACHDHVKRVAEKYAHAKNVLYLGRQYLYPVALEGALKLKEISYIHAEGYPAAEMKHGPIALVDESTPSVFLVPRGNVFDKVMSNMQEIKARGGPVIAVAGAGDREVAALADDVIPIPDVPEYLQPIVTAIPLQLLAYEIALLCGCDVDKPRNLAKSVTVE, translated from the coding sequence ATGTGTGGCATCGTCGGCTTCACCGGGACGCGCGAAGCGTCCCCGATCCTGCTCGAAGGGCTGCGGCGGCTGGAGTACCGCGGGTACGACAGCGCCGGGCTGGTCACCGGCACCGGCAACGAGTTGCACGTCCGCAAGAAGGCCGGACGGCTTGCCGAACTCGCCAAACACCTGGGCACGCACCCGGCCCCGGGGTGCCACGGGATCAGCCACACCCGCTGGGCCACCCACGGCGGCGCCACCGACCGCAACTCGCACCCGCACTTGAACGCCCGCAACGACATCGCGGTCGTCCACAACGGCGTCATCGAGAACTACGCCGCACTCAAGCACCAACTCCAGGAGAAGGGTGTCGCGTTCCGCTCGGACACGGACACCGAGGTGCTGGCCCACCTCATCAGCCACTACTACCACGGCGACCTGACCGCCGCGGTCCGCCAGGCGCTGGCGCTGGTGAAGGGCACCTACGGCATCGCGGTGATGGCGAAGGCCGAACCGGGGGTGATCGTCGGCGCCCGGTTGGGCAGCCCGCTCGTCATCGGGGTGGGCGACGACGGCACGTACCTCGCCAGCGACGCGAACGCCCTCGCCGGGTTCGCCGACAAGGTGGTGTACCTGACGGACCGGCAGCTCTGCACCCTGAACGAAACCGACTGGGAGATCCGCGACCAGGACCTGGCCCCCGTGTCGGTATCGGTCAGCGACATCGGCGCGTTCCTCGGCACCGGGGACGCGGACCGCGGCGAGTACCCGCACTACATGCTGAAGGAGATCTACGAGCAGCCCGAGACGCTCGCGAACGCGATGCGGGGCCGGCTCGAGGCGGACAACGCCACCGCTCACTTCGGCGGGCTGAACCTCAGCGCCCAGCAGCTCCGCCAGGTGGACCGCGTCATCATGACCGCGTGCGGCACCAGCTACCACGCGGCGATGGTGGGCGAGTACCTGCTCGAGGAGCTGGCCCGGGTGCCGGTGGAGGTCGAGTACGCGAGCGAGTTCCGCTACCGCAACCCGCCCCTCGACCGCAGCTCGGTCGTGCTCGCGCTCACCCAGAGCGGCGAGACGGCGGACACGCTGGCCGCCCTGCGCGAGAGCAAGCGGATGGGCCACACCACGCTGGCGATCTGCAACGCGGTCGGCAGCTCGATCGCCCGCGAGGCCGACGGCGGGGTGTACCTGCACGCCGGCCCCGAGATCGGCGTCGCGAGCACGAAGGCGTTCACCTCGCAGGTGTGCGTCCTCACGATGCTCGCGCTGTACCTGGGCCGCACCCGGCACCTCTCCAGCACGCAGGGCCAGCGCATTATCGACGACCTTCACGCGCTGCCCGAAACCGTGCGCAAAACGCTCGCCTGCCACGACCACGTGAAGCGGGTGGCGGAGAAGTACGCGCACGCGAAGAACGTGCTGTACCTGGGGCGCCAGTACCTGTACCCGGTCGCCCTGGAGGGCGCGCTGAAGCTGAAGGAGATCAGCTACATCCACGCAGAAGGGTACCCGGCCGCGGAGATGAAGCACGGCCCGATCGCGCTGGTGGACGAGAGCACGCCGAGCGTGTTCCTGGTACCCCGCGGGAACGTGTTCGACAAGGTGATGTCGAACATGCAGGAGATCAAGGCCCGCGGCGGCCCGGTGATCGCGGTCGCGGGCGCGGGCGACCGCGAGGTCGCGGCGCTGGCCGACGACGTGATCCCGATCCCCGACGTGCCCGAGTACCTGCAACCCATCGTCACCGCGATCCCGCTTCAGTTGCTCGCTTACGAGATCGCGCTCCTGTGCGGGTGCGACGTGGACAAGCCGCGGAACCTCGCCAAGAGTGTCACCGTCGAGTGA
- a CDS encoding GNAT family N-acetyltransferase: MPEPELHYFCKPSALRPATHVIDFITAQELLADEPACQTLWELVSTQFRTRSKFLAVWAGARFVALHRDADGRADGFLLVNAPVNWQIDYVVVAPTARGQGVASALVLETANQAFLRGVPYVMLTSKASLRPLYEACGFVPVTAAETLAPAAPAGSTGSYRTLTPKG, translated from the coding sequence GTGCCCGAACCCGAATTGCACTATTTCTGTAAGCCGTCGGCCCTGCGGCCCGCGACACACGTCATCGATTTCATCACCGCACAAGAGCTTCTCGCCGACGAACCCGCGTGTCAGACGCTTTGGGAGCTGGTGAGTACGCAGTTCCGAACGCGGAGCAAGTTCCTGGCGGTGTGGGCCGGCGCGCGGTTCGTAGCGCTGCACCGCGACGCGGACGGCCGCGCCGACGGGTTCCTGCTGGTGAACGCACCGGTCAACTGGCAAATCGACTACGTGGTAGTAGCGCCCACGGCGCGCGGGCAAGGCGTCGCGTCGGCGCTGGTACTCGAGACCGCGAACCAGGCGTTCCTGCGCGGCGTGCCCTACGTCATGCTGACGAGCAAGGCGAGTCTGCGACCGCTGTACGAGGCCTGCGGATTCGTTCCCGTCACAGCGGCCGAGACGCTCGCGCCCGCCGCACCGGCCGGTTCCACCGGGTCGTACCGCACGCTCACCCCGAAAGGGTGA
- a CDS encoding sigma-70 family RNA polymerase sigma factor — MSTAPATIGRLLASGLPSKISDADLVERFALSRDGDAFAELTRRHGRMVLAVARRAVQDQHLADDVAQAAFLVLARKAHALSRPDRLAGWLFGVTRRIARRAAVHQRREAEQTVPLTAGIAAPERLPMGGDLPQMLDEELDRLPEGERVPLVLCYLEGLTQDEAARACGWSIRTVRRRLAAGRERLRARLERRGVELGSALAALALAGDAGAVLLSPEAVPGSRATALARSEFRWVARGAAAGWCGGVVAVALAVAVATGSWSGPPVHSPAASVPAAPADLPEGAAVRLGSSALSHPGTLIQLRFSEDGTRLFSYGSGKVRQWDAKSGAAVPHQARDIKTTFGTTLLSLDQTKVVAPHVDRTPLRFSVREYDLATGKHTERFVVPSRTDPRGQDIGIGGQRFALSPNGSTLVEGHPHEAYLWDLKTGRVQHQLKFDGATTGNFLFSPDGKHLITAGNDDPSVRFWDTGTGKPSQVLTWNASSGVGRLAVSADGRWVAAVSNSHLLGTGTEVAVWDQTVPGPARVMMLADGFGLSGAVAFGPGGLLYVASQAEEGGATVVTKWDVTTGKQLARWAGPDAGAYGPTVVEVSPGGSTLAVGTYWGVIRLYDTRTGAEVGRPSSLPATVVGVAFDRTGRNVRVSGADGSNATWDAGTGALVSRRASPISLPPAGGAAPVVPSRDGRWVLTYALNERGALLPWRAELWDTTTGERKHSGGIGGRVKELISVPSGKHVAVLVESRIGRSVQVWDLAAGEVVPNDQPTIDMTKFQWAAFPDGKTLFLMNDERAVGYDVTTGQERFSWAVADHDVLGRPRPEQAPRPNLVRAVAVSPDEKTVAISIGGEARLDASKQTHNLVLVETRTGKVIRRLPTPETSAEWLVFSPDGKHVAGPTCVWDAASLKEVRRFPSRPQVTAAAFSPDGKSIATGHANGTALVWLVSGDK, encoded by the coding sequence GTGAGCACTGCTCCCGCGACCATCGGACGCCTGCTCGCGTCAGGCCTTCCGTCCAAAATTTCGGACGCTGATCTCGTCGAGCGGTTCGCCCTCTCCCGGGACGGCGACGCGTTCGCCGAACTCACCCGGCGGCACGGCCGAATGGTTCTGGCCGTTGCGCGCCGGGCCGTGCAGGATCAGCACCTCGCAGACGACGTGGCCCAGGCGGCGTTCCTTGTTCTGGCGCGAAAGGCACATGCGCTGTCGCGCCCGGACCGACTGGCCGGATGGCTGTTTGGGGTCACCCGGCGGATCGCGCGACGGGCGGCGGTACACCAGCGCCGGGAAGCCGAACAAACGGTCCCACTGACCGCCGGGATCGCCGCACCGGAGCGGTTGCCGATGGGCGGCGACCTGCCCCAGATGTTGGACGAGGAACTGGATCGGCTCCCCGAGGGCGAGCGGGTGCCGCTCGTCCTCTGTTACCTAGAGGGCCTTACCCAGGACGAGGCCGCGCGGGCGTGCGGGTGGAGCATTCGGACCGTGCGCCGCCGCCTCGCCGCCGGGCGCGAACGACTGAGAGCCCGGCTCGAGCGCCGCGGAGTTGAACTGGGCTCGGCCCTGGCGGCCCTCGCGCTTGCGGGGGACGCGGGCGCCGTGCTCTTGAGTCCGGAAGCAGTTCCGGGGAGCCGCGCAACGGCCCTGGCCCGATCCGAGTTCCGGTGGGTCGCGCGAGGCGCAGCCGCCGGGTGGTGCGGCGGCGTGGTCGCTGTCGCGCTCGCGGTTGCGGTCGCGACCGGATCTTGGTCCGGGCCGCCAGTTCATTCACCGGCCGCATCGGTCCCGGCTGCTCCTGCCGACCTGCCCGAAGGGGCCGCTGTACGACTCGGTTCGAGCGCGCTGAGCCATCCGGGCACGCTCATCCAACTGCGATTTTCCGAGGACGGCACCCGGCTCTTCTCCTACGGCAGCGGAAAGGTTCGTCAGTGGGACGCCAAGTCCGGGGCCGCGGTCCCGCACCAGGCGCGAGACATCAAGACCACGTTCGGTACCACGCTCCTCTCACTGGACCAGACGAAGGTTGTCGCCCCGCACGTCGATCGCACTCCGCTTCGGTTCTCGGTTCGCGAATACGACCTGGCGACGGGGAAGCACACCGAGCGGTTCGTCGTCCCGTCTCGCACCGATCCGCGTGGACAAGACATCGGGATCGGGGGGCAACGGTTCGCTCTGTCACCGAACGGTAGCACCCTCGTGGAAGGGCACCCGCACGAGGCGTACCTGTGGGACTTAAAGACGGGGCGCGTTCAGCACCAACTCAAGTTCGACGGCGCGACGACCGGGAATTTCCTGTTTTCTCCGGACGGGAAGCATCTGATTACCGCCGGGAATGATGACCCGTCCGTGCGGTTCTGGGACACGGGCACCGGAAAGCCATCTCAGGTGCTCACTTGGAACGCAAGTTCGGGTGTGGGCCGGTTGGCGGTGTCCGCGGACGGCCGATGGGTCGCCGCCGTGAGCAACTCACACCTGTTGGGAACCGGAACGGAAGTGGCCGTCTGGGATCAAACGGTCCCCGGTCCCGCGCGCGTGATGATGCTGGCCGACGGTTTCGGGTTAAGCGGTGCCGTGGCGTTCGGGCCGGGCGGCTTGCTGTACGTGGCCTCGCAGGCGGAGGAGGGAGGGGCCACGGTGGTCACCAAATGGGACGTTACCACCGGCAAGCAACTCGCCCGGTGGGCCGGCCCGGACGCGGGAGCTTACGGACCGACGGTTGTTGAGGTAAGCCCGGGTGGCTCGACGCTCGCCGTCGGAACGTACTGGGGCGTCATCCGGTTGTACGACACGCGAACCGGGGCCGAGGTCGGCCGCCCGTCGTCTCTGCCAGCCACGGTGGTCGGGGTCGCGTTCGACCGAACCGGTCGCAACGTCCGGGTGTCCGGTGCCGACGGGTCGAACGCGACCTGGGACGCGGGCACCGGAGCGCTTGTGAGCCGGCGCGCCAGTCCCATCTCCCTCCCGCCCGCTGGCGGGGCCGCTCCCGTGGTACCGAGCCGCGACGGCCGGTGGGTGCTGACTTACGCGCTGAACGAGCGCGGGGCGCTCCTGCCGTGGCGGGCCGAGTTGTGGGACACTACGACCGGCGAACGCAAACATTCCGGCGGCATTGGCGGGCGGGTGAAGGAGCTGATTTCGGTTCCGAGCGGCAAGCACGTCGCCGTCCTGGTTGAATCACGGATCGGGCGCAGCGTCCAGGTTTGGGACCTCGCCGCCGGCGAAGTCGTGCCGAACGATCAACCAACGATCGACATGACAAAGTTCCAGTGGGCCGCGTTCCCGGACGGAAAGACGCTATTCCTGATGAACGACGAGCGAGCCGTCGGCTACGACGTGACGACGGGCCAGGAGCGGTTCTCGTGGGCCGTTGCCGATCACGACGTGCTCGGCCGCCCGCGCCCGGAACAGGCCCCGCGCCCGAACCTGGTTCGTGCCGTCGCGGTGTCGCCGGACGAGAAAACGGTGGCCATCTCGATCGGCGGTGAAGCGCGGCTCGATGCGTCGAAGCAGACGCACAACTTGGTCCTGGTCGAGACCAGGACGGGCAAAGTGATACGCCGGTTGCCGACTCCGGAGACATCGGCCGAGTGGCTGGTGTTCTCGCCCGACGGGAAGCACGTGGCCGGCCCGACGTGCGTGTGGGACGCCGCATCGCTGAAGGAGGTTCGGCGGTTCCCGTCTCGCCCCCAAGTGACGGCCGCCGCGTTCAGCCCGGACGGCAAGTCGATCGCAACCGGTCACGCCAACGGGACCGCCTTGGTGTGGCTGGTGAGCGGCGACAAATAA
- a CDS encoding Dabb family protein yields the protein MLRLFAAALVACCATLASAEDKKPMIGHMVYFKLKDNTPEGRKKLVTACEKYLSEQPGTVFFSAGEIGDDFKRDVNDRDWDVALHLVFVDKAAHDKYAVDKEHLKFIDENKETWAKVRVFDSELRGYKTGKK from the coding sequence ATGTTGCGTTTGTTCGCCGCCGCACTCGTCGCCTGCTGCGCCACGCTGGCTTCCGCCGAAGACAAGAAGCCGATGATCGGGCACATGGTCTACTTCAAGCTCAAAGACAACACGCCGGAGGGCCGCAAGAAGCTCGTGACCGCCTGCGAGAAGTACCTGTCCGAGCAGCCGGGCACCGTGTTCTTCTCGGCGGGCGAGATCGGCGACGACTTCAAGCGCGACGTGAACGACCGCGACTGGGACGTAGCGCTGCACCTGGTGTTCGTCGACAAGGCCGCGCACGACAAATACGCGGTGGATAAGGAGCACCTGAAGTTCATCGACGAAAACAAGGAGACCTGGGCGAAGGTTCGGGTCTTCGATTCGGAACTGCGTGGCTACAAGACCGGAAAGAAGTAG